In one Nocardia tengchongensis genomic region, the following are encoded:
- a CDS encoding gamma-glutamyl-gamma-aminobutyrate hydrolase family protein, whose product MASNDSDTIRRPIIGLPTYSERTRFGHWDVDAAVLARTYVDLTERAGGIPVLLPPIGAARPELIERLDGLVLTGGADLDPARYGASAHAATRGLRPDRDESEFGLFALARETGLPVLAICRGLQLVNVALGGTLVQHIPDVVGHTDHSRTPGVFTVTTVTTVPGSQVAAIAGPELKAHCHHHQAIDILAPELTASAHAPDGIIEAAESREGPFLLGVQWHPEENATETRLMRALVDQAAQYAKERNR is encoded by the coding sequence GTGGCTTCGAACGACTCTGACACCATCCGGCGGCCGATCATCGGCCTGCCCACCTACTCCGAGCGCACCCGCTTCGGACACTGGGACGTGGATGCCGCCGTGCTGGCGCGCACCTATGTCGATCTGACCGAGCGGGCGGGCGGCATCCCGGTCCTGTTGCCGCCGATCGGGGCCGCGCGGCCCGAACTGATCGAGCGGCTCGACGGGCTGGTGCTCACCGGCGGCGCGGACCTGGACCCCGCCCGGTACGGCGCGTCCGCGCATGCCGCGACCCGGGGGCTGCGTCCGGACCGCGACGAATCCGAGTTCGGACTGTTCGCGCTCGCGCGGGAGACGGGACTGCCGGTGCTGGCGATCTGCCGCGGACTGCAATTGGTGAACGTCGCGCTCGGCGGCACTCTGGTGCAGCACATCCCGGATGTGGTCGGGCATACCGATCATTCCCGGACGCCCGGCGTCTTCACGGTCACGACCGTCACCACCGTGCCGGGCAGCCAGGTGGCCGCCATCGCCGGCCCGGAGCTGAAGGCGCACTGCCACCACCATCAAGCCATCGACATCCTCGCCCCCGAGCTCACCGCCTCCGCGCACGCCCCGGACGGCATCATCGAGGCGGCCGAGAGCCGTGAGGGACCGTTTCTGCTGGGCGTGCAATGGCATCCGGAGGAGAACGCGACCGAGACCCGTCTCATGCGGGCCCTGGTCGATCAGGCCGCACAGTATGCGAAGGAGCGCAACCGGTGA